From one Trifolium pratense cultivar HEN17-A07 linkage group LG1, ARS_RC_1.1, whole genome shotgun sequence genomic stretch:
- the LOC123902930 gene encoding putative aminoacrylate hydrolase RutD: MPYCDVGTQISPPSTSLSAVAPADVQLNNDVKIFYRTYGRGPTKVLLIIGLAATHEGWGPQIKGLTGTDVANDEDDAVWSGGDNEAGGGIEVCAFDNRGVGRSSIPIRKSDYSTTIMAKDAITLLDHLGWKKAHVFGHSMGSMIACKLAAMVPDRVLSLALLNATGGGFQCLPKFERRTFSVAYRFLKAKSPEQRAEVDLDTHYSQEYLEEYVGTVKRRAILYQQYVKGISNSGMQSNHGFDGQLSACWKHKMTQTEIEAIKSAGFLVSVIHGRDDIIAQLYYARRLAERFHPMARLVDLHGGHLVSHERPEEVNQALFDLIKASEVKMIPHDWTNLSNTQSWWNEKRMALIKTNQNGSNVSMKCYLTDKLHLCILYFFSLLIMILEFGRKLVWSFKPVRIGTSATYIESP, encoded by the exons ATGCCGTATTGCGACGTTGGTACACAGATTTCTCCCCCATCAACCTCCTTATCCGCCGTCGCACCAGCCGATGTTCAACTCAACAATGACGTCAAAATCTTCTACAGAACTTACGGTCGCGGTCCCACCAAAGTCCTCCTCATCATAG GATTGGCTGCTACACATGAAGGGTGGGGTCCACAAATCAAAGGATTAACTGGAACAGACGTAGCTAATGACGAAGACGACGCCGTTTGGAGTGGTGGTGATAATGAGGCCGGCGGTGGTATTGAAGTCTGCGCTTTTGATAATCGGGGCGTCGGTCGAAGCTCCATTCCAATTAGAAAATCCGATTATTC AACAACGATCATGGCAAAGGATGCAATTACTTTGTTGGATCATTTAGGTTGGAAAAAGGCACATGTTTTTGGGCACTCAATGG GATCCATGATAGCTTGTAAATTAGCAGCAATGGTTCCTGATAGAGTTCTCTCATTGGCGTTGTTAAATGCAACAGGTGGGGGTTTTCAATGTCTTCCAAAG TTTGAACGACGAACCTTCTCGGTTGCTTACCGTTTCTTGAAGGCAAAGAGTCCTGAACAAAGAGCTGAAGTTGACTTGGACACCCACTATTCACAA GAATATCTTGAGGAATATGTTGGAACCGTGAAGAGGAGAGCGATATTGTATCAG CAATATGTTAAAGGCATATCAAACAGTGGAATGCAGTCTAACCACGGCTTTGATGGTCAACTCAGTGCATGTTGGAAACATAAAATGACCCAAACAGAGATCGAAGCGATCAAATCTGCAGGTTTTCTTGTTTCGGTCATTCATGGCAG GGATGATATAATTGCTCAGCTATATTATGCAAGAAGACTTGCTGAGAGGTTTCATCCAATGGCTCGGCTGGTAGATCTTCATGGAGGTCATTTAGTGAGTCATGAGCGGCCTGAAGAG GTTAATCAAGCACTGTTTGACTTGATCAAGGCATCAGAAGTGAAGATGATCCCACATGATTGGACTAACTTGTCAAATACACAATCTT GGTGGAATGAAAAAAGGATGGCATTGATCAAAACCAATCAGAATGGAAGCAACGTTTCCATGAAATGCTACTTGACAGACAAACTGCATCTCTGCATACTATACTTCTTTAGCCTCCTTATTATGATACTTGAATTTGGAAGAAAGCTTGTATGGAGCTTTAAGCCAGTTCGAATTGGAACTTCCGCCACATACATTGAAAGTCCATAA
- the LOC123902933 gene encoding uncharacterized protein LOC123902933 isoform X1 has product MAATPQQQSQSQSQSQWDFTSDLEVDFGSEVNASIVYATLAVDKELQPDKVKRIMTVSDGKLLVHFEATEARFLRASFSAFVDVLTLATKTIEEFGQEMELEFLGLVFHNERDKSILKPNVGENVKESTLLWTIL; this is encoded by the exons ATGGCTGCCACACCACAACAACAATCCCAATCCCAATCCCAATCTCAATGGGATTTTACCAG TGACCTTGAAGTGGATTTTGGTTCTGAAGTGAATGCATCTATTGTATATGCTACTTTAGCAGTTGATAAGGAG TTGCAACCTGACAAAGTAAAACGAATCATGACCGTGTCTGATGGAAAACTATTAGT GCACTTTGAGGCAACAGAAGCCAGATTTCTTAGAGCATCATTCAGTGCTTTTGTAGATGTCCTTACTCTAGCAACAAAAACAATTGAAGAGTTTGGTCAAGAAATGgagtt AGAGTTTCTTGGTCTTGTTTTTCACAATGAGAGAGACAAGTCCATTTTGAAACCAAATGTGGGAGAAAATGTCAAAGAAAGCACGTTGTTGTGGACCATACTTTAG
- the LOC123902933 gene encoding uncharacterized protein LOC123902933 isoform X2, with protein MAATPQQQSQSQSQSQWDFTSDLEVDFGSEVNASIVYATLAVDKELQPDKVKRIMTVSDGKLLVHFEATEARFLRASFSAFVDVLTLATKTIEEFGQEMEFANSFKIQIRNEDI; from the exons ATGGCTGCCACACCACAACAACAATCCCAATCCCAATCCCAATCTCAATGGGATTTTACCAG TGACCTTGAAGTGGATTTTGGTTCTGAAGTGAATGCATCTATTGTATATGCTACTTTAGCAGTTGATAAGGAG TTGCAACCTGACAAAGTAAAACGAATCATGACCGTGTCTGATGGAAAACTATTAGT GCACTTTGAGGCAACAGAAGCCAGATTTCTTAGAGCATCATTCAGTGCTTTTGTAGATGTCCTTACTCTAGCAACAAAAACAATTGAAGAGTTTGGTCAAGAAATGgagtt CGCGAACAGCTTCAAGATACAAATCAGGAATGAGGATATATAA
- the LOC123902933 gene encoding uncharacterized protein LOC123902933 isoform X3 yields MAATPQQQSQSQSQSQWDFTSDLEVDFGSEVNASIVYATLAVDKELQPDKVKRIMTVSDGKLLVHFEATEARFLRASFSAFVDVLTLATKTIEEFGQEMEL; encoded by the exons ATGGCTGCCACACCACAACAACAATCCCAATCCCAATCCCAATCTCAATGGGATTTTACCAG TGACCTTGAAGTGGATTTTGGTTCTGAAGTGAATGCATCTATTGTATATGCTACTTTAGCAGTTGATAAGGAG TTGCAACCTGACAAAGTAAAACGAATCATGACCGTGTCTGATGGAAAACTATTAGT GCACTTTGAGGCAACAGAAGCCAGATTTCTTAGAGCATCATTCAGTGCTTTTGTAGATGTCCTTACTCTAGCAACAAAAACAATTGAAGAGTTTGGTCAAGAAATGgagttgtga
- the LOC123902932 gene encoding protein ABIL2-like — MPSNYDEVFMHQSLLFDDSLQDLKNLRTQLYSAAEYFELSYTNDDQKQILVETLKDYAIKALINTVDHLGSVAYKVSDLLDEKVGEVCGEELRLSCMEQRIRTCHAFMDHEGHTQQSLVISTPKHHKRYILPVGETLHGTNITKSKYIGCHLDDEDDWHHFRNAVRATIRETPTSTSSKGNSPSPSLQPQKSGDFSFTSTNMTKKDLEKRTVSPHRFPLSRTGSMSSRDRTPKTNRSTTPNSSNRTTSPSNARIRYPSEPRKSASMRLSSDINNIKDIDQHPSKSKRLLKALLSRHKSKKDDTLYTYLDEY; from the exons ATGCCTTCCAATTATGATGAGGTTTTCATGCATCAAAGCTTGCTCTTTGATGATAGTCTACAG GATTTGAAAAATCTTAGAACACAATTATACTCAGCAGCTGAATATTTTGAACTCTCATATACAAATGATGACCAAAAACAAAT ATTGGTTGAAACATTGAAGGATTATGCCATCAAAGCTCTTATAAATACTGTGGATCATTTAGGTTCTGTGGCCTATAAGGTGAGTGACCTATTAGATGAGAAGGTCGGTGAAGTTTGTGGCGAAGAGCTGCGTTTATCGTGTATGGAACAG AGAATAAGGACATGCCATGCTTTTATGGATCATGAGGGGCATACACAACAGTCTCTAGTGATCAGTACTCCAAAACATCACAAACGTTACATTTTGCCAG TTGGAGAAACTTTGCATGGTACCAacataacaaaatcaaaatatataggaTGTCACctagatgatgaagatgattggCATCACTTCAGAAATG CTGTTCGCGCTACAATAAGAGAAACGCCAACGTCTACTTCAAG TAAAGGAAATTCTCCATCACCTTCTTTGCAACCTCAGAAATCTGGAGATTTTTCATTCACTTCAACCAACATGACCAAAAAAGATTTAG AGAAAAGGACGGTTTCGCCACATAGATTTCCGCTTTCGCGTACCGGATCAATGTCAAGTAGAGATAGAACACCAAAGACTAATAGATCAACTACTCCAAATTCAAGCAACAGAACCACAAGTCCTTCCAATGCAAGAATAAGG TATCCTTCGGAGCCGCGCAAATCAGCTTCAATGAGATTATCTTCTGATATAAACAACATCAAAGATATAGATCAACACCCTAGTAAAAGTAAACGTCTCCTTAAGGCCTTACTTAGCAGACACAAGTCTAAGAAGGATGACACGTTATACACTTACTTGGATGAATATTGA